GCGAACAGGCTGGTCGCCCTAAATGTCCATTAGATCCTTTCTTCATTATGCCAGATAAATGTCAGTGTGTTGATTTTCAAACTTTGAAATTGCAAGAGCTTCATGATCATGTACCACAAGGTGAAATGCCTAGACATGTCCAGCTATATGTTGATAGGTATTTGTGTGATCGTGTTGTGCCAGGAAACAGAGTTTTAATTCTTGGTATACTATGCATCAAAAAAGTTGCAAAAGCAGGTGCTAGGCCTGGAAGCAAAGATAAAGGCCTAGTTGGTATTCGAGCCTCTTATGTTCGTGTAGTTGGTATTGCAGTAGACGGAGAAAATTCTGGAAGTGGTGAGTCTAAATTTTCAATggattataattatataagttTAATAACAAGTTTAATTATGTTCTCATGTTATTTCTGGTTTCAGGTATCGTTACTACTCAACCAGCAGTTTCCAATGAGGATGAAGATATGTTCAAGCGCTTAGCAGCAGATCCCAATTTATATGAGAGAATCACAAAAAGTGTGGCTCCTAGTATCTATGGAGCTACAGATATGAAAAAAGCTGTGGCATGTTTGTTATTTGGTGGATCGAGAAAGAGAATGCCTGATGGTTTATGCAGAAGGGGTGATATCAATGTATTGATGCTTGGTGATCCAGGTACAGCCAAGTCCCAGCTTTTAAAGTTTGTTGAAAACGTAGCTCCAGTTGGTGTGTATACATCAGGAAAAGGAAGTTCTGCTGCTGGTTTGACTGCCTCTGTAATGAGAGATCCAGCAACAGTAcgtatacaaataattatcGTCACATTTTAGGAATTCAAGTGAAATGTTCCTTTAAagtaaaagaattattatgcTTTGTAGCGTAATTTCGTAATGGAGGGAGGTGCAATGGTCTTGGCGGATGGTGGTGTTGTTTGTATTGATGAATTTGATAAAATGAGAGAAGACGATCGTGTAGCCATTCATGAAGCTATGGAGCAGCAGACCATTTCTATTGCCAAAGCTGGAATCACTACTACACTCAACACGCGATGCTCTATTCTGGCAGCAGCTAATTCTATCTTCGGTAGATGGGATGACATGAAAGGTGAAGAGAATATTGATATGATGCCGACAATCCTCTCACGTTTTGACATGATCTTCATTGTGAAAGATGAGCATGAGCAAGATCGTGATATTACTCTTGCAAAACACGTTTTGAGTCTTCACGCTAATGCAGAGTACAACAATGATGAACATGCGCCTGAAGGAGAGCTTTCCGTCTCACTTCTTAAAAAGTATATTCACTATTGCAGAATGTGAGTAAATTGCTTTTTAAATGTTCGTGATAAATATgtacaaattaataatattttgtcatttttaggACGTGTGGCCCACGTTTAACAGTGGAAGCTGctgaaaagttaaaaaatcgtTACGTGATGATGCGCTCCACTACACTGCAGCATGAAAAAGATGCTGATAAGAGAATTTCAATTCCTATTACCGTTCGTCAATTGGAAGCCATTATTCGAATTTCGGAATCTCTGGCAAAAATGAGACTGCTGCCTTTTGCTAATGAAACTCAAGTCGATGAGGCTCTTCGGCTTTTCCAAGTATCAACAATGAGTGCGGCCACATCTGGTTCTCTCGAAGGTAAGTAACAAAACAGAACTTGCTGTGTAATTTTATCTTTGAATATCATTTGATTGCTACATTTGAATCCCAATAGGTATCGAAGGTTTTACATCAAATGAAGATATCGAGATGTTAACTCGTATAGAAAAACAGCTCAAACGACGATTTGCTATCGGCACTCAAGTTTCGGAAAAGAATATCGTCAGCGACTTTGTCAAACAGAAGTATCCGGAACGGGCGATCTACAAAGTTATTTATACAATGCTCCGCAGAGGAGAGTTGCAACATCGCTTGCAGCGAAAAATGCTGTAccgattattttaaatggtaggaaaatttttattctttattttaaaaaataaatgtgcATTCGTTCGCCAATAATTAAGGGACGATTGAACATTTTATGTGtaaattattaatgattttatatAAGCAATATTGTAATTAagatattcgtattatttaaGTCTCTAAACAATTGtgcctttttcttctttcaatTGTTTTCCATTTTTCGCATAAGcgagatttttaattttttgatatcCCTGTTGTACAGGaaagtaaaatttgtttacattAAATGGCATttcttttaagaaaaaatgaatattaatcgaatatttatttaacaatgATTCACAGTGAATAATTAAATAGATTGGAGCATAAGGAACAAAGAATGAAATCAAAATATAAGCTGAGAAGTATTACTTCTACAGAAACCTTTGTAggtaaagaaaaattaaaggtGTGACATTTTCTTCAGTTTACCATTTTATTGATATCTAgtcgttaaaaataaagaatgaaCTTTACGACTAAGTCCTCAATGTGTCATGGaacacaaatttttattgaCTCTCCAATTAGACTAAAACTTAACTATACATTATCAGGAAAATGAGtctataaaagtaaaaattactcAATAATTTCGATACATGCACGTTTTGTACATGTGTATTTTCTTCATGTTTGCGCTGCTGGAGTGTTCGTGCAGCGTGATTACTGGCCGTGCCATGGGTACTCGGGATTTTTATCGAGGCTGAaagtaatataaaaatatattattgtaaAGCGCATCCGTGATATACAGACAACGCAGAAGTCACAACGATGACCGATAAAAAAGTGAAAGGATGTACACAGAGTCACTCATTATGCACACGGCATTATCAAaggcttcctctctctctctctctctctctctctctctctctctctctctctatatatatatatatatatatatatatatatatatacacacacatacacacgcac
The sequence above is drawn from the Nasonia vitripennis strain AsymCx chromosome 4, Nvit_psr_1.1, whole genome shotgun sequence genome and encodes:
- the LOC100116070 gene encoding DNA replication licensing factor Mcm5 yields the protein MEGFDYGSVFYSDNFGAEEPQDGKAQNFQVYKKKFKEFIRKFHEGKFNYKYRDTLKRNYNLKKYWIEINLEDLAAYDESLAESISKRPTEFLPIFEEAAREVADEITTPRPVGEEKMEDIQILLSSDEHCIPLRGMRPDTVSKLIKIAGIVISASGVRAKATKISIQCRSCRNVIPNIPIKPGLEGYPMPRQCTTEQAGRPKCPLDPFFIMPDKCQCVDFQTLKLQELHDHVPQGEMPRHVQLYVDRYLCDRVVPGNRVLILGILCIKKVAKAGARPGSKDKGLVGIRASYVRVVGIAVDGENSGSGIVTTQPAVSNEDEDMFKRLAADPNLYERITKSVAPSIYGATDMKKAVACLLFGGSRKRMPDGLCRRGDINVLMLGDPGTAKSQLLKFVENVAPVGVYTSGKGSSAAGLTASVMRDPATRNFVMEGGAMVLADGGVVCIDEFDKMREDDRVAIHEAMEQQTISIAKAGITTTLNTRCSILAAANSIFGRWDDMKGEENIDMMPTILSRFDMIFIVKDEHEQDRDITLAKHVLSLHANAEYNNDEHAPEGELSVSLLKKYIHYCRMTCGPRLTVEAAEKLKNRYVMMRSTTLQHEKDADKRISIPITVRQLEAIIRISESLAKMRLLPFANETQVDEALRLFQVSTMSAATSGSLEGIEGFTSNEDIEMLTRIEKQLKRRFAIGTQVSEKNIVSDFVKQKYPERAIYKVIYTMLRRGELQHRLQRKMLYRLF